In the Paenibacillus sp. FSL R7-0337 genome, GCAAGCCGCCTGCGAATAAGCAGCGGTTGAGTAAATAAAGAGCGGACCGGAGGAAACTCCGGTCCGCTTTTTTTTTGAATTCCAGGGCTCAACTCCCATGTGTGCGGAGAACCGGCCACATGGAGCAGGCGCGGAGCACGTGGGCCAAATCCTCCGGATACCCCGGATTCACTTCTGCAGCTTCTGCTTCACCCGCATCGCTTTGTTCAGATGGACGAAGTTATGCCGGGTGGCCGGCATCAGCACCTGCCCGGCAAAGGTCTTGCCACCCCAATAATCCAGCAGCCACTGCTCGGTGTCCAGTACGGCCTTCTCTTCCCGGACTCTCTCGAACTGCGCCGGAGTTGCCCTCATCCCGAGCTGTCCCGGCTGTAGAGAGGATACGATGGAACGTGTTCTGCGGGCGACAGCGCGACGGTACTCAGCCAGCGCTCCAAGATTCACCTCTCTGCTGAGTGTAGCAACATCCTGTTCGCTCATCCCGTTGCCGGAATGAACGTAAGGAACCCCCAGCCTCCGGGCATACTGACCGGAGTATAGCACCTGTTCACGGTCCGCCCCCAGGATGTTCATGGTGATATCCTCAATCCGTGCACTGTGCCACAGATGCCAGACTATAGAATTACGGCTGCCGGGTGTCTCCACAGGATAGCTGCGCGCGGTGGACTCCAGCAGATTGTCCCATAAGGAATCCTCATAGGTTGCCTGTTCCCCGCTGTTTTCTTCAGAGGCGTAGAGGGCGGTATGCAGCTCCAGAATGATAGCGACTGCTTCAGTATGCGCCTCCGGCTTGGTGATGATCCCGGGCAAAATTTTATGCTGCCTGTTCCAGTGATTTCGTTGTTCTGTATTCATGTTTAATCCTCGCTTTCCGTAATTTTTCAGAAAATTTCTGCAAGAAAATCATTGACGGATAAATAGGTAAATTGTAAAATAGTTCGTATGCGAAGTATTATTGTGCATTATGTTTGTGGAGGGATAAGGCTTGGAAGAAAAGGAAAAGCAACTGGACGATATTCTGTCCTCTTTCCGCTGCATTACTCATAATTTCCAGCAGCTTCTGTGGAAGGATGCAGAGGAGCTTAACATCACATCTACCCAGCTGATGGTATTGCGTAAATTATCCTTGCATCCCGATATCGGGATCACGGAGCTGGCCGATCTTCTGCATCTGGGCAACAGCGCAGCCAGCGGGGTGGTGGACCGGATGGTGAAGGCTGGACTGATTACCAGGGAACGCTCGCAGAGCGACAGACGAATATTCAAGCTGGCGATGACTGGGAAAGGCAAGGAGATCCGTCTGCTCAGCAGACAGTCACTCCGAAGACATTTGCAGCCAATGGCAAATATTCCTGCGGAGGATGTACAGGAGCTGCTGCGGCTGCATGGTGAAATTATCCGAATTCTAGAACAAGGGAGAGACAACAAGAAGCTATGAGTACAATTACAGCCGGTAATGCACCGTCCAAGACGGTCCGCAGAGGCCCGATTATCGCAGCGCTCCTGATCGGCGCCTTCGTGGCGTTATTGAATCAGACACTGATGAATGTGGCGCTGCCCAAAATGATGGAGGATCTGAATATCCTCGCCAATACGGCCCAATGGCTGACGACAGGGTTCATGCTGGTTAACGGTGTGCTTGTGCCGATAAGCGCCTATCTGGTGGAGAAATTTACGACCCGCCAGCTCTTTACGACAGCAATGATGTTATTTTCGATAGGTACTCTAGTCTGTGCAATAGGAACAGGCTTTGAGATGATTATGGTCGGCAGAGTCATTCAGGCCGTAGGTGCCGGAATTCTGATGCCGCTGATGAACATTGTGTTCCTGCGCATCTTCCCGATTGAAGAACGGGGCAAGGCAATGGGGCTGATGGCGGTTGCGATGATTTTTGCTCCGGCTGTCGGACCTACCTTATCCGGTTGGGTCGTGCAGAACTATTCCTGGCGCGTGCTGTTCTACATCGTGCTTCCGCTGGCCATCTTCTCGATGCTGCTCGGCATGAAGACTATGCAGAATGTCGGCAAGCTGACTTCTCCGAAGCTGGATAAACCGGGTGTGATCTTATCGACCCTGGGCTTCGGCGGGCTGCTCTACGGCTTCAGTGACGCCGGAACAGACGGCTGGGGAAGTAAGACCGTTATTCTTTGTCTGATCCTGGGTATCGTGTCTCTGGGTCTGTTCGTGTGGCGTGAGCTGACCGCGGATAAGCCGCTGCTTGAGTTCCGGATTTTCCGCTACAATATGTTCTCACTTACTACTGTGATCAACATTATCGTCACCATGGCTATGTATGCAGGGATGATCCTGCTGCCGATCTATCTGCAGACGATCCGAGGCTTCACACCGATGGAATCCGGACTGATGCTGCTGCCGGGTGCGATTCTGATGGGCGTTATGTCACCGATCACCGGAATTATATTTGATAAAATCGGCGCCAGATGGCTGGCGGTTATCGGCCTTGCTATCACCACTGTGACGACCTGGGAATTCAGCCAGATCAGCACCACTACCACCTATACTCACCTGATCCTGACGTATACGGCCCGGATGTTCGGGATGTCGATGCTGATGATGCCTATCGTCACCGCTGGTCTGAACCAGCTGCCGCAGCGTCTGGCTTCCCATGGTACAGCCATGTCCAACACCCTGCGTACCGTGGGCGGCGCACTGGGGATGGCCCTGTTCGTCAGCCTGATGACTAACCGTACGAAGAGCAACATTACCGATGCGCTGGTAAGCGGAGCGGTGTCGAAGACCGATAAGGCTGCAATGCTCAAGCTTACACAGGACGCAACGATTAACGGGATTACCCATGCGTTCGCTGTAGCGACCTGGGTAACTGTTGTTGCCCTGGTGCTGGCGCTGTTCATCCGCAAGACCTCTCCGCAGCCCGACTTCCTGAAGACGGAAGAAGCGGAAGGCGGACAGCCGCAGCCGAACCTGACGAAATCACAGAGAGCATAATCCTGTTTACAGTACAAGTGGAAACGGCTTTACCGTCCTTTTAAGGGACGGTACCGTTTCAGCGAGAAATAGCAGGACGATTTATCGTGTGAAACAGATAAATTCTTATATTTTAAAAAAGACGATCCGCTATAACCGTTAACGGTTATAGCGGATCGTCTTTCCTGCGTCTGGAGAGGATGCAGAACTGCCCCGCTGCCCTGCACCTCCCAGCCATCCAGCCCATAACCAGCTTCTCCCTTAGAGTATATACCGGCAAACCTGACAACATGGATTCAGGTTCGGATGCGGATGGAGAAAGATTGTACATGCTTGAATGCGGGCATGGCGGTTATTGCATCTCCGCCAGATCTGCTGAATATGCCGCCGCGACGCCGCGGGCCACCTCGCCTAATCTGCGGCGGACATGCT is a window encoding:
- a CDS encoding MarR family transcriptional regulator, producing MEEKEKQLDDILSSFRCITHNFQQLLWKDAEELNITSTQLMVLRKLSLHPDIGITELADLLHLGNSAASGVVDRMVKAGLITRERSQSDRRIFKLAMTGKGKEIRLLSRQSLRRHLQPMANIPAEDVQELLRLHGEIIRILEQGRDNKKL
- a CDS encoding DHA2 family efflux MFS transporter permease subunit produces the protein MSTITAGNAPSKTVRRGPIIAALLIGAFVALLNQTLMNVALPKMMEDLNILANTAQWLTTGFMLVNGVLVPISAYLVEKFTTRQLFTTAMMLFSIGTLVCAIGTGFEMIMVGRVIQAVGAGILMPLMNIVFLRIFPIEERGKAMGLMAVAMIFAPAVGPTLSGWVVQNYSWRVLFYIVLPLAIFSMLLGMKTMQNVGKLTSPKLDKPGVILSTLGFGGLLYGFSDAGTDGWGSKTVILCLILGIVSLGLFVWRELTADKPLLEFRIFRYNMFSLTTVINIIVTMAMYAGMILLPIYLQTIRGFTPMESGLMLLPGAILMGVMSPITGIIFDKIGARWLAVIGLAITTVTTWEFSQISTTTTYTHLILTYTARMFGMSMLMMPIVTAGLNQLPQRLASHGTAMSNTLRTVGGALGMALFVSLMTNRTKSNITDALVSGAVSKTDKAAMLKLTQDATINGITHAFAVATWVTVVALVLALFIRKTSPQPDFLKTEEAEGGQPQPNLTKSQRA